Proteins found in one Corynebacterium zhongnanshanii genomic segment:
- a CDS encoding TetR/AcrR family transcriptional regulator has protein sequence MRSTFLAEPDIEGLAPRAAAKARRRVDLLRASAKIMADTGFHAMRLEDLGEAVGISGPAVYRHFSSKEQILRELLLGISTHLNSQAREVIDGAATPHERVSTLIDFHISFALHQPELIRLHNRELFRLGMDGHAQVRHAQGQYLQLWAQCLQLLDPALDDDGAKVKAQLIIGLINSVEYLRLNVPRSVVRRQMSESARAVAGLST, from the coding sequence GTGAGATCCACATTCTTGGCGGAGCCCGATATTGAGGGGCTGGCCCCTCGGGCGGCGGCGAAGGCGCGCCGGCGTGTGGACTTGTTGCGCGCCAGCGCCAAGATCATGGCGGATACGGGCTTTCACGCGATGCGTCTGGAGGACCTGGGGGAGGCCGTGGGGATTTCAGGTCCGGCGGTGTATCGGCATTTTTCCAGCAAGGAGCAGATTCTTCGGGAGTTGTTGCTGGGTATTTCCACGCATTTGAATAGCCAGGCGCGCGAGGTTATTGACGGTGCGGCCACGCCCCACGAGCGTGTGAGTACCCTGATCGATTTCCACATCTCCTTTGCCCTCCATCAGCCGGAGCTGATTCGTCTGCACAACAGGGAGCTTTTTCGCCTGGGCATGGATGGCCATGCCCAGGTGCGTCATGCGCAGGGCCAGTACCTGCAGCTGTGGGCGCAGTGCTTGCAGCTGTTGGATCCGGCGTTGGATGACGATGGGGCGAAGGTGAAGGCGCAGTTGATCATTGGTCTGATTAACTCGGTGGAGTATCTTCGCCTGAACGTGCCCCGGTCGGTGGTGCGCCGCCAGATGTCCGAGTCTGCACGCGCGGTTGCTGGCCTGAGCACATAG
- a CDS encoding uroporphyrinogen-III synthase, whose protein sequence is MNAPDTSTPLSTTLQGRHFLLPVERRAEEFAESLARHGARTTIAAPLTVIPTTNDAELLHTTGTLANGGVDYVIVTTAIGFTSWLEALDAYPELQAALHRTLGSATILARGAKPTGAIVNAGYRPDFIAKSETTADILEHLLARDLTGARIAIQHHGAGDENLEHQLKAAGATIHSIVTYRWDEPRDPEALERSLRQTANAEFDGVLFTSAPAVRHWIATAQRLQVWEVIRQLAVEGSVLFAAVGPVTAEPLQAEGITPLTPERYRLGALVKTVLAYYSPEK, encoded by the coding sequence ATGAATGCACCAGACACTTCCACGCCGCTGAGCACCACTCTCCAAGGCCGCCACTTCCTACTCCCCGTCGAACGTCGCGCCGAAGAATTCGCCGAATCTCTCGCCCGCCATGGCGCCCGCACCACCATCGCCGCGCCGCTCACCGTTATCCCCACCACCAACGACGCCGAGCTTCTCCACACTACCGGCACACTCGCAAACGGCGGCGTCGATTATGTCATTGTGACCACCGCCATCGGATTCACCAGCTGGCTTGAGGCCCTGGACGCCTACCCCGAGCTGCAGGCAGCACTCCACCGAACCCTCGGGTCCGCCACGATCCTGGCACGCGGCGCCAAACCCACCGGCGCGATCGTCAACGCCGGCTACCGCCCCGACTTCATCGCCAAGTCCGAAACCACCGCCGACATCCTGGAGCACCTCTTGGCCCGCGACCTCACCGGCGCGCGCATCGCCATCCAGCATCACGGCGCCGGCGACGAGAACCTGGAACACCAGCTTAAGGCCGCCGGCGCCACCATCCACTCCATCGTCACCTACCGCTGGGATGAGCCCCGAGATCCCGAGGCGCTAGAACGCTCCCTCCGGCAGACCGCCAATGCAGAGTTCGACGGCGTGCTGTTCACCTCAGCCCCGGCGGTGCGCCACTGGATCGCTACCGCGCAACGCCTCCAGGTGTGGGAGGTCATCCGGCAGCTCGCAGTGGAAGGCTCGGTGCTATTCGCCGCGGTGGGGCCCGTCACCGCAGAACCGTTGCAGGCAGAAGGGATCACTCCTTTAACTCCGGAACGGTACCGCCTCGGCGCGCTGGTCAAAACGGTGCTGGCCTACTACTCCCCCGAGAAGTAG